The Bradyrhizobium ottawaense genome window below encodes:
- a CDS encoding Lrp/AsnC family transcriptional regulator, which translates to MIQVDAFDLKILGALQDDGRLTNQELADLAGLSASQCSRRRMRLEEEKVIAGYHADLSSEALGFGVIAFIQVGLATHSPDNSKRFRALVNRIDEIQEAYSLTGDADYVLKAVLRDLKGLSNLVNDVLMPHQSVAHVRSSIVLDRLKESSRLPLREIKAG; encoded by the coding sequence ATGATTCAGGTTGACGCTTTTGACCTCAAGATCCTGGGCGCACTCCAGGACGACGGCCGCCTCACCAACCAGGAGCTGGCCGACCTCGCGGGACTTTCGGCCTCGCAATGCTCGCGGCGGCGGATGCGGCTGGAGGAGGAGAAGGTGATCGCGGGCTATCACGCCGATCTCTCCAGCGAGGCGCTCGGCTTCGGCGTGATCGCCTTCATCCAGGTGGGCCTTGCGACCCATTCGCCGGACAATTCCAAGCGGTTTCGCGCGCTGGTGAACCGGATCGACGAGATCCAGGAGGCCTATTCGCTCACCGGTGACGCCGACTACGTGCTCAAGGCAGTGCTGCGCGATCTCAAGGGCCTCTCCAACCTCGTCAACGACGTCTTGATGCCGCATCAGAGCGTGGCGCATGTGCGCTCCTCGATCGTGCTCGACAGGCTGAAGGAGAGCTCGCGATTGCCGCTGAGGGAGATCAAGGCCGGCTGA
- the hppD gene encoding 4-hydroxyphenylpyruvate dioxygenase, whose amino-acid sequence MGPFPHDAPPATVSADNPMGTDGFEFVEYAHPNPQELHALFKLMGYAPVARHKTKKITVYRQGDINYLVNEEPGTHGYEFVATHGPCAPSMAFRVVDAKAAYDRAISLGAEPADVSSAQKTLDVPAIKGIGGSLLYLVDRYGAKGSAYEAEFEWLGARDPRPAGAGLFYLDHLTHNVHRGRMDVWAGFYEKLFNFRQIRFFDIEGRASGLFSRALTSPDGKIRIPINEDAGDSGQIEEYLKTYRGEGIQHIACGCRDIYRTIEGLRVAGLPFMPSPPETYFERIDARLPKHGEDLARLRKNGILIDGEGVVEGGQTKVLLQIFSANAIGPIFFEFIQRKGDDGFGEGNFKALFESIEEDQIRRGVLKVDAA is encoded by the coding sequence ATGGGACCGTTTCCGCACGATGCACCGCCGGCCACTGTCAGCGCCGACAATCCGATGGGCACCGACGGGTTCGAATTCGTCGAATATGCGCATCCCAATCCGCAAGAGCTGCATGCGCTGTTCAAGCTGATGGGTTATGCGCCCGTCGCGCGCCACAAGACCAAGAAGATCACGGTCTATCGCCAGGGCGACATCAACTATCTCGTCAACGAGGAGCCCGGCACCCACGGTTACGAGTTCGTTGCCACGCACGGGCCCTGCGCCCCCTCGATGGCGTTCCGCGTGGTCGACGCGAAGGCGGCCTATGACCGCGCGATTTCGCTCGGCGCGGAGCCTGCCGATGTGTCGTCGGCCCAGAAGACGCTCGATGTGCCCGCGATCAAGGGCATCGGTGGCAGCCTGCTGTATCTCGTCGATCGCTACGGTGCCAAGGGCTCGGCCTATGAGGCCGAGTTCGAATGGCTTGGCGCGCGTGATCCGCGGCCTGCCGGCGCCGGCCTGTTCTATCTCGACCATCTCACCCACAACGTCCATCGCGGCCGCATGGACGTCTGGGCCGGCTTCTACGAAAAGCTGTTCAACTTCCGCCAGATCCGCTTCTTCGACATCGAGGGCCGCGCCTCCGGCCTGTTCTCGCGCGCACTGACCAGCCCAGATGGCAAGATCCGGATTCCGATCAACGAGGACGCCGGCGATTCCGGCCAGATCGAGGAATATCTGAAGACCTATCGCGGCGAGGGCATCCAGCACATCGCCTGCGGCTGCCGCGACATCTACCGCACCATCGAAGGCCTGCGCGTCGCCGGCCTGCCCTTCATGCCGTCGCCGCCGGAGACCTATTTCGAGCGGATCGACGCGCGCCTGCCCAAGCATGGCGAGGACCTCGCGCGTCTCCGGAAGAACGGCATCCTGATCGACGGCGAAGGCGTGGTCGAGGGCGGCCAGACCAAGGTGCTGCTCCAGATCTTCTCGGCCAACGCGATCGGCCCGATCTTCTTCGAGTTCATCCAGCGCAAGGGCGACGACGGATTCGGCGAGGGCAACTTCAAGGCCCTGTTCGAATCGATCGAGGAGGATCAGATTCGGCGCGGAGTGCTGAAGGTGGATGCGGCGTAG
- a CDS encoding CaiB/BaiF CoA transferase family protein, with amino-acid sequence MLDKSAPTSTVRSSGPLSGFRIVEFAGIGPGPFACMMLADMGADVVTLDRVGAKKSMKSVAGRGRKVIELDLKDKAAIAEVLDLLASADALVEGFRPGVMERLGLGPDVVLARNPKLVYGRMTGWGQEGPLANAAGHDINYISITGALAAIGTKEAPVPPLNLVGDFGGGALYLVVGVLAALLEAQRSGKGQVVDAAMCDGAASLMSFFFDMTTLGRWTEGRDQNFLDGGAHFYGVYECACGHFVSIGSIEPQFYALLREHAGLTDADFDAQMNPKAWPALKEKLKAVFKSKTREDWCKIMEGTDICFAPVLTMSEATQHPHMVARNVFVERHGVKQPAPAPRFSRTPSTVREPEAAEIAAVTQAWKR; translated from the coding sequence GTGCTCGACAAATCAGCGCCCACCTCGACCGTCCGCTCCTCCGGCCCGCTCTCGGGCTTCCGCATCGTCGAATTCGCCGGCATCGGCCCCGGCCCGTTCGCCTGCATGATGCTGGCCGACATGGGTGCCGACGTCGTCACGCTCGACCGGGTCGGCGCGAAGAAGAGCATGAAGTCGGTGGCGGGGCGCGGCCGCAAGGTGATCGAGCTCGACCTCAAGGACAAGGCCGCGATCGCAGAGGTGCTCGACCTGCTTGCCAGCGCCGATGCGCTGGTCGAGGGCTTTCGTCCCGGCGTGATGGAGCGGCTCGGGCTCGGCCCGGACGTCGTGCTCGCGCGCAACCCCAAGCTGGTCTATGGCCGCATGACCGGCTGGGGCCAGGAAGGCCCGCTCGCCAATGCGGCCGGCCACGACATCAATTACATCTCCATCACCGGTGCGCTCGCCGCCATCGGCACGAAGGAAGCACCGGTGCCGCCGCTCAATCTGGTCGGCGATTTCGGCGGCGGCGCGCTCTATCTCGTCGTCGGCGTGCTCGCAGCCCTGCTGGAGGCGCAGCGATCCGGCAAGGGCCAGGTCGTCGATGCCGCGATGTGCGACGGGGCGGCATCGCTGATGTCGTTCTTCTTCGACATGACCACGCTCGGCCGCTGGACCGAGGGCCGCGACCAGAACTTCCTCGACGGCGGCGCGCATTTCTACGGCGTCTATGAATGTGCCTGCGGGCACTTCGTCTCGATCGGCTCGATCGAGCCGCAGTTCTACGCGCTGCTGCGCGAGCATGCGGGCCTGACCGATGCCGATTTCGACGCGCAGATGAACCCCAAGGCCTGGCCGGCGCTCAAGGAGAAGCTGAAGGCCGTGTTCAAGAGCAAGACGCGCGAGGACTGGTGCAAGATCATGGAAGGCACCGACATCTGCTTCGCGCCGGTGTTGACCATGTCGGAAGCAACCCAGCATCCGCACATGGTCGCCCGCAACGTGTTCGTCGAGCGTCATGGCGTCAAGCAGCCCGCGCCGGCGCCGCGGTTCTCGCGGACACCGTCGACGGTGCGTGAGCCGGAGGCAGCGGAGATCGCCGCGGTGACGCAGGCGTGGAAGAGATAG
- a CDS encoding FAD binding domain-containing protein produces the protein MYQTTYHRASSVDEAASLFAKGSESKFLAGGQTLLPVMKQRLASPSDVIDLGKIKELQGVELSGDTLTIKAATIYYDIMTNADVKKAIPAIAYLTSVLGDPAVRYRGTIGGSIANNDPAADFPAALLALGATVKTNKRSISAEDFFQGLFTTALEDGEIITAVSFPVPAKAGYEKMRHPASRFALTGVFVAQTKSGEVRVAATGASQSGVMRVPAIEAALKANWSPSAIDGVTISANGLLADIHGTAEYRANLIKVMAQRAVAAAR, from the coding sequence ATGTACCAGACCACCTATCATCGCGCTTCCTCGGTCGACGAGGCCGCCAGCCTGTTCGCCAAGGGCAGCGAGTCGAAGTTCCTTGCCGGCGGCCAGACGCTGCTGCCGGTGATGAAGCAGCGCCTCGCAAGCCCCTCCGACGTGATCGACCTCGGCAAGATCAAGGAGCTGCAGGGCGTCGAATTGTCGGGCGACACGCTGACCATCAAGGCCGCCACGATCTATTACGACATCATGACCAATGCCGATGTGAAGAAGGCGATTCCCGCGATTGCCTATCTCACCTCGGTGCTCGGCGACCCCGCCGTGCGTTACCGCGGCACGATCGGCGGCTCGATCGCCAACAACGATCCGGCCGCGGATTTCCCGGCCGCTTTGTTGGCCCTTGGCGCCACCGTGAAGACCAACAAGCGGTCGATCTCGGCCGAGGACTTCTTCCAGGGCCTCTTCACCACGGCACTCGAAGACGGCGAGATCATCACCGCCGTGTCGTTCCCGGTGCCGGCAAAAGCCGGCTACGAGAAGATGCGGCATCCGGCCTCGCGCTTTGCGCTGACCGGCGTGTTCGTCGCGCAGACCAAATCGGGCGAGGTTCGGGTCGCCGCGACCGGCGCCTCGCAGAGCGGCGTGATGCGGGTGCCCGCGATTGAGGCGGCGCTGAAGGCGAACTGGTCGCCGTCGGCGATCGACGGCGTGACGATTTCGGCGAACGGATTGCTGGCCGACATCCACGGCACTGCCGAGTACCGCGCCAACCTCATCAAGGTAATGGCACAGCGCGCGGTGGCCGCGGCGCGCTGA
- a CDS encoding xanthine dehydrogenase family protein molybdopterin-binding subunit: MGVEGIGARVVRKEDKRFITGKGRYVDDIKLLGMTHAHFIRSPHAHAKVKGIDSSAALKMPGVVAVLTGQQIVDDKVGNLICGWAITSKDGSPMKMGAWPAMAPETVRFVGQAVAVVIADSKNLARDAAEAVVVNYEELPAVADVQAAIKSGAPQLHPEAPGNQVYDWVIGDEGATDAAFAKAANVVKLDVTNNRLAPNAMEPRAAIADYDAAEEHFTLYTTSQNPHVARLVLSAFYNIAPEHKLRVIAPDVGGGFGSKIFIYPEEMVALWASKKIGRPVKWTGDRTEAFLTDAHGRDHVTHAELAFDASNKITGLKVKTYANFGAYMSLFSSSVPTYLYATLLSGQYNIPAIHAEVIGVYTNTTPVDAYRGAGRPEASYLIERLMETAARQLKVDPAELRRTNFITQFPHQTPVIMAYDTGDFNASLDAAMKAIDYAGFPARKAKAKADGKLRGIGVSCYIEACGIAPSKAVGSLGAGVGLWESAEVRVNPVGTIEILTGSHSHGQGHETTFCQLVAERLGVPISQVSIVHGDTDKVQFGMGTYGSRSAAVGLTAILKAMEKMESKAKKIAAHALEASEADIVIENGEFKVTGTDKAIALPMVALAAYTAHNLPDGMEPGLKESAFYDPTNFTFPAGTYICELEVDPGTGKTSFVNFVAADDFGRLINPMIVEGQVHGGLVQGIGQALLEHAIYDANGQPVTASFMDYAMPRADDVPSFNLSHTTTLCPGNPLGIKGCGEAGAIGASAAVINAITDAIGKNNLEMPATPDRVWRTIHAA; encoded by the coding sequence ATGGGTGTAGAAGGCATCGGCGCGCGAGTCGTGCGCAAGGAAGACAAGCGTTTCATTACCGGCAAGGGCCGGTACGTGGACGACATCAAGCTGCTGGGCATGACCCATGCCCATTTCATCCGCAGCCCGCACGCACACGCCAAGGTGAAGGGGATCGATTCCTCCGCCGCGCTGAAGATGCCGGGCGTGGTCGCGGTGCTCACGGGCCAGCAGATTGTCGACGACAAGGTCGGCAACCTCATTTGCGGCTGGGCCATCACCTCCAAGGACGGCAGCCCGATGAAGATGGGCGCATGGCCGGCGATGGCGCCGGAGACCGTGCGCTTCGTCGGTCAGGCCGTCGCGGTCGTGATCGCCGACAGCAAGAATCTGGCGCGCGACGCGGCCGAGGCCGTCGTCGTGAATTATGAAGAGCTCCCGGCGGTCGCCGACGTCCAAGCCGCGATCAAGTCTGGCGCGCCGCAGCTTCACCCCGAAGCTCCCGGCAACCAGGTCTATGACTGGGTGATCGGCGACGAGGGTGCCACCGATGCCGCCTTCGCCAAGGCCGCCAATGTGGTCAAGCTCGACGTCACCAACAACCGCCTCGCCCCGAACGCGATGGAGCCGCGCGCGGCGATCGCCGATTACGACGCGGCGGAAGAGCATTTCACGCTCTACACGACCTCGCAGAACCCGCACGTCGCCCGCCTCGTGCTGTCGGCGTTCTACAACATCGCCCCCGAGCACAAGCTGCGCGTGATCGCCCCCGACGTCGGCGGCGGCTTCGGCTCCAAGATCTTCATCTATCCCGAAGAGATGGTGGCGCTGTGGGCCTCCAAGAAGATCGGCCGTCCCGTGAAATGGACCGGCGACCGCACCGAGGCCTTCCTCACCGACGCGCATGGCCGTGACCACGTCACCCATGCCGAGCTGGCGTTCGACGCCAGCAACAAGATCACCGGCCTCAAGGTAAAGACCTACGCCAATTTCGGCGCCTACATGTCGCTGTTCTCGTCCTCGGTGCCGACCTATCTCTACGCGACGCTGCTGTCGGGCCAGTACAACATCCCGGCGATCCACGCCGAGGTGATCGGGGTCTACACCAACACCACGCCGGTCGACGCCTATCGCGGCGCGGGCCGCCCCGAGGCGAGCTATCTGATCGAGCGGCTGATGGAAACGGCGGCGCGGCAGTTGAAGGTCGATCCGGCCGAGCTGCGCCGGACCAACTTCATCACCCAGTTCCCGCATCAGACGCCTGTCATCATGGCCTATGACACCGGGGACTTTAACGCCTCGCTCGACGCTGCCATGAAGGCGATCGACTATGCCGGCTTCCCCGCCCGCAAGGCCAAGGCGAAAGCCGACGGCAAGCTGCGCGGCATCGGCGTGTCCTGCTACATCGAGGCCTGCGGCATCGCGCCGTCGAAGGCGGTCGGTAGCCTGGGCGCCGGCGTCGGCCTGTGGGAATCGGCCGAGGTACGCGTCAACCCGGTCGGCACCATCGAGATCCTGACGGGATCGCACAGCCACGGCCAGGGTCACGAGACCACGTTCTGCCAGCTCGTCGCGGAGCGCCTCGGCGTTCCCATCAGCCAGGTCTCGATCGTCCATGGCGACACCGACAAGGTGCAGTTCGGCATGGGCACCTACGGCTCGCGCTCGGCGGCCGTCGGCCTCACCGCGATCCTGAAGGCGATGGAGAAGATGGAATCGAAGGCCAAGAAGATTGCGGCGCATGCGCTGGAAGCTTCCGAGGCCGACATCGTCATCGAGAACGGCGAGTTCAAGGTCACCGGCACCGACAAGGCGATTGCCCTGCCGATGGTCGCCCTTGCAGCCTATACCGCGCACAATCTGCCTGACGGGATGGAGCCGGGTCTGAAGGAGAGCGCCTTCTACGACCCCACCAACTTCACCTTCCCGGCCGGCACCTATATCTGCGAGCTCGAGGTCGATCCCGGCACCGGCAAGACCTCCTTCGTCAACTTCGTCGCGGCCGACGATTTCGGCCGGCTGATCAACCCGATGATCGTCGAGGGCCAGGTCCATGGCGGCCTTGTTCAAGGCATCGGACAGGCGCTGCTCGAGCATGCGATCTACGATGCCAACGGCCAGCCGGTCACGGCCTCGTTCATGGACTACGCCATGCCGCGCGCCGACGATGTGCCCTCCTTCAACCTCTCCCACACCACGACGCTGTGCCCGGGCAATCCGCTGGGCATCAAGGGCTGCGGTGAGGCCGGCGCGATCGGCGCCTCTGCAGCCGTGATCAACGCGATCACGGATGCGATCGGCAAGAACAACCTGGAAATGCCCGCAACCCCTGACCGGGTGTGGCGCACGATCCACGCGGCTTAA
- a CDS encoding (2Fe-2S)-binding protein: MSTVKLTVNGKAVAVDVEDRTLLVQLLRDHLNLTGTHVGCDTSQCGACVVHMDGRAVKSCTMLAGQADGASITTIEGIAKGDELHPMQAAFRDNHGLQCGYCTPGMIMSAIDIVHRHGGQLDEATVRTELEGNICRCTGYHNIVKAVLDAAGRMKVSQAAE, encoded by the coding sequence GTGTCTACAGTCAAACTGACGGTGAACGGCAAGGCCGTTGCTGTCGACGTCGAGGACCGCACGCTGCTGGTCCAACTGCTGCGCGATCACCTCAATCTCACGGGTACCCATGTCGGCTGCGACACCAGCCAGTGCGGCGCCTGTGTCGTGCACATGGACGGCCGCGCGGTGAAATCCTGCACCATGCTGGCGGGCCAGGCCGACGGGGCCAGCATCACCACCATCGAAGGCATCGCCAAGGGCGACGAGCTGCACCCGATGCAGGCCGCCTTCCGCGACAATCACGGCCTGCAATGCGGCTATTGCACGCCGGGCATGATCATGTCGGCGATCGACATCGTGCATCGTCACGGCGGCCAGCTTGACGAGGCGACCGTCCGAACCGAGCTGGAAGGCAATATCTGCCGCTGCACCGGCTACCACAACATCGTCAAAGCCGTGCTGGATGCAGCCGGGCGCATGAAGGTCTCGCAGGCGGCCGAGTAA